In one window of Fictibacillus phosphorivorans DNA:
- a CDS encoding DinB family protein has product MDKKSEGYEYADYYKGYVSLVPEGDIIQILSDQMKETVEIVSMLDDEQLSYRYATGKWSIKEVVGHITDTERIMSYRLLSIARGETTSLPGYDENAYVEEADFDDLPVRELLEHFVSVRLSTIQLIKSLSKKVLERKGTANSYPVTTRALMMIIAGHEIHHRNIIVERYLSKN; this is encoded by the coding sequence ATGGATAAGAAATCAGAAGGATATGAGTACGCAGATTATTATAAGGGGTATGTAAGCTTAGTACCTGAAGGAGATATCATTCAAATCCTATCAGATCAGATGAAAGAAACAGTGGAAATCGTAAGCATGTTAGATGATGAGCAGCTTTCCTACCGTTATGCAACAGGGAAGTGGAGCATCAAAGAAGTAGTCGGTCATATTACAGATACGGAGAGAATCATGAGCTATCGTTTATTATCTATCGCACGAGGGGAAACAACCTCACTTCCTGGATACGATGAAAATGCTTATGTTGAAGAAGCAGACTTTGATGACCTCCCTGTTAGAGAGTTGTTAGAGCATTTTGTATCAGTGCGTTTGTCGACAATCCAGCTGATTAAAAGTTTGAGCAAGAAAGTTCTAGAAAGAAAAGGAACGGCAAATAGTTATCCCGTTACGACTCGTGCCTTAATGATGATTATAGCAGGTCATGAAATACACCATCGTAACATCATAGTAGAGCGATACTTATCAAAAAATTAA
- a CDS encoding flavin monoamine oxidase family protein, which yields MNSNRLTVERMLDIIQNGLPMTSSPKRMIVVGAGMAGLVAATLLKNAGHEIILLESTHRVGGRIYTVRSPFTHGNYYEAGAMRIPEMHKLVLAYIEKYNLEINEFVNSNPHDLLLVNGIRTTYNAYEKNPNILGFPVLENEKGKTAEELIAYAVQPIADFIDRDPDNNWPIIIQNFQQYSLDNYLRNNPYGRSLSAGAIDMIKVLLSLEGLPELSLLEMLRDILIIFKKPPLKYFEVTGGYDQLPRAFLQELRHNIYFGQKLTRLVQTESTVKLYTESPQTLHRFSFEADKVLITLPYSVLNFVDFEPYNSLSYLKRKAIRELHYVPSIKIGIEFKHRFWEKNGLSGGKTVTDQPTRFTHYPSRIRQDIPSGVVIGSYTWEDDTFPWRSSSNEMKIKETLKYLAQFHGEHIYQHFVTGFSHDWSTDPNAGGCFTMFKPYQELELFEAIKAPEGRLHFAGEHTTLKHGWVEGAVESGIRAAVEMNAI from the coding sequence ATGAATTCAAACCGTTTAACAGTTGAGAGAATGCTGGATATTATACAGAACGGTTTACCCATGACAAGCTCTCCAAAAAGGATGATTGTCGTTGGTGCAGGAATGGCCGGGCTTGTTGCAGCCACACTTTTAAAGAACGCTGGACACGAGATCATCCTTCTGGAGTCTACCCACAGAGTTGGCGGACGTATTTACACAGTCAGATCACCTTTTACCCACGGTAACTATTACGAAGCAGGTGCGATGAGAATTCCTGAGATGCATAAACTTGTTTTAGCATATATCGAGAAGTACAACCTAGAGATCAATGAATTCGTAAACAGCAATCCTCATGACCTTCTTTTAGTCAACGGTATTCGGACCACCTATAATGCTTATGAGAAAAATCCTAATATCTTAGGATTTCCAGTCTTAGAAAATGAAAAAGGAAAAACGGCTGAAGAGCTGATTGCTTATGCCGTTCAGCCGATTGCAGATTTCATTGATCGTGATCCTGATAATAATTGGCCGATCATCATTCAGAACTTTCAACAGTACTCCCTTGATAACTATCTACGTAACAACCCTTACGGAAGATCTTTATCAGCTGGAGCTATAGATATGATTAAAGTACTCCTGTCACTAGAGGGGCTTCCGGAGCTCTCTCTTTTAGAGATGCTTCGAGATATTTTAATCATCTTTAAAAAACCCCCACTCAAATATTTTGAAGTAACAGGCGGCTACGATCAGCTTCCTCGTGCTTTTCTTCAAGAACTTCGGCATAATATCTATTTTGGGCAGAAGCTTACTCGCCTTGTGCAGACAGAGTCTACCGTTAAACTTTATACAGAAAGTCCTCAAACACTACATCGTTTTTCATTTGAAGCAGACAAAGTTTTAATTACATTGCCATATTCTGTTCTTAATTTTGTGGATTTTGAACCATACAACTCTCTCTCCTATCTGAAAAGAAAAGCGATTCGCGAACTGCATTATGTACCATCGATTAAGATTGGAATCGAATTTAAACATCGCTTCTGGGAAAAAAACGGCCTTTCTGGAGGAAAAACCGTTACGGATCAACCAACACGATTCACACACTATCCGAGTCGTATCCGACAAGACATCCCATCTGGTGTTGTGATCGGAAGTTATACATGGGAAGATGATACGTTTCCCTGGAGAAGTTCGTCAAACGAGATGAAAATTAAAGAAACCTTAAAATATCTCGCACAGTTTCACGGTGAACATATCTATCAACATTTTGTAACAGGGTTTAGCCATGATTGGTCAACGGATCCGAATGCAGGCGGGTGCTTTACCATGTTTAAGCCTTACCAAGAACTAGAGTTATTTGAAGCGATCAAAGCTCCAGAAGGAAGGCTGCATTTTGCAGGAGAGCATACTACATTGAAGCATGGATGGGTTGAAGGAGCGGTGGAGTCAGGCATAAGGGCTGCGGTAGAGATGAACGCTATTTAG
- a CDS encoding winged helix-turn-helix transcriptional regulator, with product MKKYNIPVEAALEVIGGKWKVVILCHLIKDKRRTGELKRLMPGITQKMLTQQLRELEDDGVILREVYNQVPPRVEYSLTDYGWSLKGILDSLCAWGEQHIEKTYPNKDDVLVQTEELV from the coding sequence ATGAAAAAATACAATATACCTGTTGAAGCTGCACTTGAAGTGATCGGTGGAAAGTGGAAAGTCGTCATCCTCTGCCATCTTATAAAAGATAAACGAAGAACTGGTGAGTTGAAGCGATTAATGCCAGGAATCACACAAAAGATGCTCACACAGCAACTTCGAGAACTAGAAGATGACGGAGTAATCCTTCGTGAAGTTTACAATCAGGTTCCTCCACGTGTTGAATACTCTTTAACTGATTACGGTTGGTCGTTAAAAGGAATCTTGGATTCACTCTGCGCTTGGGGTGAGCAACATATCGAGAAGACTTATCCGAATAAAGATGATGTTTTAGTTCAGACAGAGGAACTAGTTTAA